The following are encoded together in the Thermomonas brevis genome:
- a CDS encoding methyl-accepting chemotaxis protein, protein MESRALLRIAAPIALMLLLFVAEALAWPLAVRLALVVTSALAWGVVAWRALPSKSEVKVLHDHARLLGELRGFVGNEINGSHAEIERTRTLIRESVAKLGGSFDAVNRKSREQSTVVARLVERTGDDSGSIDISRFAQQATQQMEQLVEALEQASSQSGVTVSHIDAMAGHLDGIFALLEDVKSIADQTNLLALNAAIEAARAGEAGRGFAVVADEVRNLSERSTAFNEQIRKLAHNAKESIAKVRETVSQTASRDLDRARVARNESASMMDRVEGIHRSLGNGMRDIADCGRAIDGSVAEAVRSLQFEDIATQALTAAGVHLQRLEQINNEATTLHDLLRGSHGFQDPEMRKALAHIGSRIAQMRGEWERPPHKPVLQQSMDAGSVELF, encoded by the coding sequence ATGGAATCCCGTGCCCTGCTCCGCATCGCCGCACCGATCGCGCTGATGTTGCTGCTGTTCGTTGCCGAAGCCCTGGCCTGGCCGCTGGCCGTGCGCCTGGCGCTGGTGGTCACCTCCGCGCTCGCGTGGGGCGTGGTGGCCTGGCGTGCGCTGCCCAGCAAGTCCGAGGTGAAGGTGCTGCACGACCACGCCAGGCTGCTCGGCGAGCTGCGCGGCTTCGTCGGCAACGAGATCAATGGTTCGCACGCGGAGATCGAACGCACCCGCACCCTGATCCGCGAATCGGTGGCCAAGCTCGGCGGCAGCTTCGACGCGGTCAACCGCAAGTCGCGCGAGCAGAGCACGGTGGTGGCGCGGCTGGTCGAGCGCACCGGCGACGACAGCGGCTCCATCGACATCTCCCGCTTCGCCCAGCAGGCCACCCAGCAGATGGAACAGCTGGTCGAGGCGCTGGAGCAGGCCAGCAGCCAGAGCGGCGTCACCGTCAGCCACATCGACGCGATGGCCGGCCACCTCGACGGCATCTTCGCGCTGCTGGAAGACGTGAAGTCGATCGCCGACCAGACCAACCTGCTGGCGCTGAACGCCGCCATCGAGGCCGCCCGCGCCGGCGAGGCCGGCCGCGGCTTCGCGGTGGTGGCCGACGAAGTGCGCAACCTGTCCGAGCGCAGCACCGCCTTCAACGAGCAGATCCGCAAGCTGGCGCACAACGCCAAGGAATCCATCGCCAAGGTTCGCGAGACCGTGTCGCAGACCGCCTCGCGCGACCTCGACCGCGCCCGCGTCGCGCGCAACGAATCGGCCTCGATGATGGACCGGGTGGAAGGCATCCACCGCAGCCTCGGCAACGGCATGCGCGACATCGCCGACTGCGGCCGCGCGATCGACGGCTCGGTGGCGGAAGCGGTGCGCTCGCTGCAGTTCGAGGACATCGCCACGCAGGCGCTGACCGCGGCCGGCGTGCACCTGCAGCGCCTGGAGCAGATCAACAACGAAGCGACCACCCTGCACGACCTGCTGCGCGGCAGCCACGGCTTCCAGGACCCGGAAATGCGCAAGGCGCTGGCCCACATCGGCAGCCGCATCGCCCAGATGCGCGGCGAATGGGAGCGCCCGCCGCACAAGCCGGTGCTGCAGCAGAGCATGGACGCCGGCAGCGTCGAACTGTTCTGA